The following DNA comes from Huiozyma naganishii CBS 8797 chromosome 8, complete genome.
CTGTAGATGAGGTCATGGTTATGAAGTTCCTCCAAGAAGGTGATCATTTGGACTGCGATCTGCACGACGGTCTTCGGAGTGAATTTCCTCCCACACCAATCAAAGAGATCCTCGAGAGAGGGTCCCAGCAGGTCAATCACGAGGATGTTGTGCAACCCCTCTTGACCGAAATAGTACGCGAGCGGGATGCCCGGGGTGCCTGCCATGATCTTGTACGTCCTGTActcgtccttcaactgCGGGGCCTCCGTTTTCCTGGGCTCAAATTTAATCGCCACGGATACACCGTTGATCATGTTGACACCTTCGAACAGAACACCAAAGGACCCCTCGCCTATCTTCTTCCCTATCTTGTAGTGTAACCCTACGACGTTGGCGTCGTTGTCCGCGCGCGACGACGTGGACGCCTGGCCCATCATGTTTGAGGCCGGTCTCGAGTTGTATTGAACGTTTGTCAATTGGCTGACTGCCAGCGCGGTGTTCCCGTTGGCCATCATCTGTTGCGTGACTCCTGCGAGCTTGCTACGCAGTCTGCTGATCTGCGAGTCTAACTCCTTGAATATGACTAAGACAACTGTAACTGCACTTATCAACGTCGGTGGCAGTTTCTCGCTATCTCTATTTCCTCTACGTTGCAAAGCTTAAAAGTGCTTACAAAACGTAATAATGATTcaggaagaaagaaaatgatgacTCAGTCCGGAATAAACAATTGAGCAAAGGCAAAAAGAACGGATTAACCTGTAATATCAGTAGCAGTAGCGATTGTGTTTCCCTTGTTCTTCAAGccttcaagaacagaaaaaaaaacaatttCAAAGCAACAACAAGCACAACAAAATAAATACAACCAACACGGAACGGTATGTGTGATTAACTTACCCACTTGTGAAACCCCCCGACCAACAAATAACCGTAGCCTGCTTCCCGCAACACGTCTCTTCAGCGTCCTGCTtatgaaagaaaatttttgtttcagtTTTCTGATTTTTCTCGAacgccaaaaaaaagaaacaaaatattACTAGAAGCGGGGTAATAGCTTATTTTTCATTGTTGACGGTgtcccaaagaggaaacagcGAACTGGAGACAAAAGGCGCACGCGTCGCGTTCTTACATAAAGTGCTGTACGTACTGGACGGGTGGTTGGCAGTTGGGCTCACTCCTCGTCCGTGGAGTCCTCGAACTCGAGGTCCGTGAGCGGTGTTTCGTCGAGCCAGTAGCTCCTGACGGCGGCGGCGTCCACCACCGCTGGCCCGCGGCGGGCAGTGGGCGCCGCGGGCCGCGCCTTGCTCGCGGTCCGCCGCTCGTCGTACGCATTGTAGTAGCTGTAGATGGACTTGTGTGCCGCCGTGTCCTCATCCCCCTGTGCAAGCCGTATATAGTCGTGGTACATCTGCGGGTTGAGTCTGCGCAGACGTTTCGAACACTTGACGACGCCGTCCTTGACAGACCTGAGTTTCCCGCCAAGATTGTCTGTGCCGGTGGCATTGGCCGCTTTGTGCTGTGCACAGACACACTGGGGGACTTGTCTGGGGACTGTCCCTGCGAGCGAGTCCGCGTCGGTGGTGTCGAGCGTGGCACGGCTGTATATAGTGGTCAAGTCGGTAATTGCCGAGTCCGTGTCGGAGCCGAAAAATTTACTCTTGCAGTGTGTGTCGCTGGATATTTCAGTCATTTGAGGGCAGGTGTCTTTGGTGGAGGGTTGTGCCGTGGGATCTTACAACTCTGCCACCCCCCTCCTCATATATACAAGCTCGCACACACGTTATAGATGCATGGTCGTGCTCCAAGCACGCACGTTCAAGAGAGGGCCCACGTTGTCAGCAAGTCAAATAGTGCGAGACCGAGAACGTGGGCACTGCTCCCCCTCTTCGCTCGACGCACGGCTTGACCGGCCACGTCAGGTGCAGACCCCGGCGGTGTCCCTCTCCTCGCAGCGGCCCATCCATCAACTTCCCCGGGTCTCGCACGTGCCCCGGTGTTTGGGTGGGCGATTGAGGATAGCACGTTGTACGGTGTTATCCGTTTCTTATCGGGGCACCTGCTTCATTCAAGACGAAGATCTTCTGCGAGGGGAAAGGTCATTCCGGTGTGGTATAGATACAGCACGCCCTTGCTGCACGTTACCGAAGAGggtttgtttgtttctctCGATCCCCGTTACTAGAAGACCAAACGATGGGGAAGCCAGATTTAAGCGTTCAAGAGTTGGAGGCCAAGTACGGCGGGTTTCTGTCCGAAagcttcaagaagaagcagtACGTCACATTCTGGGAACCGGATCCAAAGTACGCCCACTTGCAAGAGGAcgacttcttgaagagtAAGCCTGCCGCGGGTGACCTGATCCCGCTTTTCTTGGGGCTGCCCAGTCCAGGGTTCTTCCCAGTGAAGTCCATCGATGTCAAAGTGTGCGACCACCCCTTCGATTCGGAATTGGAGACTGAAAACTCGACATCCACGTACGGGAAGATGACAAGGAAGTCCCCCGAGGAGTTGCCCCTCCCAGACACGCTGCAGTACAGCGCCACGGAGGGGCTTGACCCGTTGCTCAATTTTACCAAGAGCTTCTTGCAAAGGATCGGTAACACCCCACTGTACAACGGGTGGGACACGATTCTTGCGAACGGGTCTAGTGACTCTCTTTACAAAGTGTTCGATATTTTGGCGGACCGGAACACCACTGTGCTCGTGGAGGAATTCACTTTTGTACCCGTTGTCGGGACAATCTTGGGTACTGGGGCACATATTGTCCCGATGAAATTGAACCTGGATGAAGTCACCTCGGACAATTTCAACAACGATAAGCAATTCGACCCAAACCACGAGGGGATCGATGTCGAGTACTTGGCAGACCTATTGGAGAACTGGGCGGTAGGTCCACACAAGCACCTCCCTAAACCCACTTTGATGTACACTGTCGTCACTGGGCAGAATCCAACTGGGGTCTCGCTGTCGTACGAGAAGAGACGGCAGATCTACGCTCTTGCACAGAGACACAATTTCATCATCGTGGAGGACGACCCTTACGGGTACTTGAGACTACCACATTTCAACAGAGAGACTCCAAGTGAAAACAAGTACGACGGGATCACCGTGGACGGGTACATCAATGACATGATCATCAAATCGTTCATCTCAATGGACACGGACGGCCGCGTACTCAGATTGGAGACCTTTTCTAAATTGTTTGCACCTGGGTTGCGGCTCAGTTTCATTGCCGGGAACAAGTACTTCATCGAGAAGATCTTGTACTTGGCGGACGTGTCCACGAGAGCTCCAAGCAGCATCTCGCAAGCGCTTGTGTATTCCACTTTGCAAACATTGTCGCAACGGGAGAAAATGCCCATGGTCGATTCGTGGCTGCACTGGATCATCCAGATCGCATCGGAGTACACGGTGCGGAGGAACGTGATGTTGCCCGAGTTCTACAAGACAGAGGCCTTCGCCAAGGGGTACTTCTCTGTTATTGAACCGTCAGCTGGTATGTTCGTTGACATCAAGATCAATTTCGGCAGCGGGTCCG
Coding sequences within:
- the SPL2 gene encoding Spl2p (similar to Saccharomyces cerevisiae SPL2 (YHR136C); ancestral locus Anc_2.103), with amino-acid sequence MTEISSDTHCKSKFFGSDTDSAITDLTTIYSRATLDTTDADSLAGTVPRQVPQCVCAQHKAANATGTDNLGGKLRSVKDGVVKCSKRLRRLNPQMYHDYIRLAQGDEDTAAHKSIYSYYNAYDERRTASKARPAAPTARRGPAVVDAAAVRSYWLDETPLTDLEFEDSTDEE
- the ARO9 gene encoding aromatic-amino-acid:2-oxoglutarate transaminase (similar to Saccharomyces cerevisiae ARO9 (YHR137W); ancestral locus Anc_2.102), producing the protein MGKPDLSVQELEAKYGGFLSESFKKKQYVTFWEPDPKYAHLQEDDFLKSKPAAGDLIPLFLGLPSPGFFPVKSIDVKVCDHPFDSELETENSTSTYGKMTRKSPEELPLPDTLQYSATEGLDPLLNFTKSFLQRIGNTPLYNGWDTILANGSSDSLYKVFDILADRNTTVLVEEFTFVPVVGTILGTGAHIVPMKLNLDEVTSDNFNNDKQFDPNHEGIDVEYLADLLENWAVGPHKHLPKPTLMYTVVTGQNPTGVSLSYEKRRQIYALAQRHNFIIVEDDPYGYLRLPHFNRETPSENKYDGITVDGYINDMIIKSFISMDTDGRVLRLETFSKLFAPGLRLSFIAGNKYFIEKILYLADVSTRAPSSISQALVYSTLQTLSQREKMPMVDSWLHWIIQIASEYTVRRNVMLPEFYKTEAFAKGYFSVIEPSAGMFVDIKINFGSGSDVNIIEEMNKVEKYFMKNGVGIVLAYKMAVDTEFSRDKCGLIRTAISFAEKDRLIEAVRRVNVSLIEFFEKRTP